The Leptolyngbyaceae cyanobacterium genome has a segment encoding these proteins:
- a CDS encoding HD domain-containing protein: MILSKKFTEALIFASELHATQVRKGSGVPYIAHLLGVTGIALEYGADEEEAISALLHDAVEDRGGAATREEIRRRFGDRVTAIVDGCTDADIIPKPPWRERKEIFIASIATASPSVLLVSASDKLHNARSILQDYRTLGESVWQRFKGGREGSLWYYRSLVEAYRKVWSSPLVDELERVVSELEQLANG, encoded by the coding sequence ATGATTCTTTCCAAAAAGTTTACCGAAGCCCTCATTTTTGCTAGCGAACTACACGCTACTCAAGTTCGCAAAGGTAGCGGCGTTCCTTACATCGCACATTTGTTAGGAGTGACCGGCATTGCTTTGGAATATGGCGCAGATGAAGAGGAAGCTATTTCTGCTTTATTGCATGACGCGGTAGAAGATCGAGGCGGTGCTGCTACTAGGGAAGAAATTCGCCGCCGTTTTGGGGATCGGGTAACTGCAATTGTGGATGGTTGTACGGATGCAGATATCATACCTAAACCACCTTGGCGAGAAAGAAAAGAGATTTTTATTGCCAGCATAGCTACCGCTTCCCCATCGGTGCTATTAGTTTCGGCATCGGATAAACTGCATAATGCGCGATCGATCTTGCAAGACTATCGCACATTGGGCGAGTCAGTTTGGCAGCGCTTCAAAGGAGGTAGGGAAGGTAGTCTTTGGTATTATCGCAGTTTAGTAGAAGCATATCGCAAAGTTTGGTCATCGCCTCTGGTTGACGAATTGGAGCGAGTAGTTTCAGAATTAGAACAGTTAGCTAATGGATAA